GCCAGCACCTTTAGCACAACGGTCAGCCCGGCGCGACGGCCCACGCCGCTCGCAACGGCGCAGTGCCTAAGCAGCGGCGCCATTGGGTCGGGGCCGATCACGGCTGAGATGGCCGCGAGGTCGGCGCGCCATCGCGGGTGCAGTGTCGCAACCGGGTACCGCGTGGACTCGAGAACGACCGCGGCCGCGAGGCATTCGACTGCCAACGGTGCGAGCTTGCGGCGGGCGAGCTCATGAAGATCGGACGGCAGCCAGCCCGCCTCCCACGCCGCCCGGACTGCGCCACCCATAGCCGGTGTCGGCCGCCAGATCAAGGTCTTGCGCCGAAGTAGGGAACTCGTCGAGAAGGTCGGCGGCGTGCCGTTCGGCGTCGTGCTCGGGGCACATGGCGGCACTGCACAAGGCGAAGACGAGGAGTTGCAGCGGGATCGAACCGTCGTGCGGCGTATCAAACCCGAAGCGCGCTCGGTTGTTGGCCCCGCCGCGGCGCATCTTCTGCTTGGTGGCTCGCTTCTGGCGGTTGCGTCGGCTCATGCCCGCAATACTGGCGAGAGGGTCCGACATTTCGGGTTAGGCGCGCCTGGACGCGGTGAACTAGCCTGTGTTCGGCGCTCGGCGGGTGTCCCCACCTGCGGTTCGGTTGTCAGTCCAGGAACCGGTACTCCACGTCGAGTGAGCGGTACGTGCGCTCAGCCCTACGGTCCCGGGTGAGCAGGGCGCGGTGATTCGTGACGGCGGCCTGACCAACGAGGGCGTCGTATATCGATCCCCCGACGATGTCGAGTCGTGCAAGTCGCTCGCGAAGGCGGCGCGTCCCGGTGGCGCCAAGCCAACAGTCTTCCGGAAACGCCGCGGCCAGTACCGACACCGCTTGGCCAGCACTTAGGCGCAGGGGCAACGGCAGCCGAGTCAGCACTGAATATGTCTCGAACATGGCATGGCCCGCGAGCGCAGGACGCAACTCGACCAGGGCTCGGCGACAGACCGGATGCGCTTCGTGGGTCGGATCGAGAGCGGCGACGGCAACGCTGGTGTCGCACGCCCACAGGTCACCGTTGGATGTCATCGCGCAGTCGGCGAATGTCGTCATCGGTCAGCACGGCGCCTTCGACGTTGCCGAGTATCGGTAGCCCGTCACTGGTATCGATCGAGCGTTGGTGCCGACGGACGGGCTCAATCCGGAGACCGGACCCGTCCGGAATGAGTTCGAGCTCTGTGTCCGGTGTAATTCCCAGCGCAACACGCAGGGCTTTCGGGATCACCATCCGCCCCACTCGGTCCACTGTCACATACATGGCATGAATATACCACCAGATTGGGACCACCGAACCAACTAATTGGTAAGATGGCAACGTACTGCCATCCAATTGGTCGATCCTGTTTGACCGGCGGGTTCGTTGGTTGTCTCACGGAACGCCATTTGGCTTGGTCGGCGTCGCTGGCGGGCCACTTTCACGCGAGGGCGAAGTCGAGATTCGTCGGTCTATTTGGACGGAGACCGACTGTCGGCTGCCAGGTGAATGGGACCACTTCTGAGCTGGTTTTGCCATGAGCATGGGACCACCTGTTTGCCATTGATGGGACCACCTGTCAGCGGTCACGCAATTCCCCAGGTTTGAGGGGTTGTCCGTCACGGAATTCCCCACCCTGGCTGTCAGGTAATTCCCCACCCTGGGCGGTGTGTCTGCCGGGTGTGGGCCTCGCACACATGTTCGCTCTTGATCCGTCGGAGTACGGCGGACGAAGGGGCACTGATGGCGAGGAGAGATATCGAGATGTTCGATCTGATCGAGTTGTACACGCATTGGCAGGCTGGTCGCTCACAGGTGCAGTTGTGGCAGTCGCTGGGGATGGATCGTAAGACGATCCGCAAGTATCTGGCCCCGGCGGTCGCCGAGGGCATTGGCCCAGGCGGAGAACCGCTGAGCGCCGAGCAGTGGGCGGCGCGGATCGCGCAGTGGTTTCCCGGACTGGATGATCGCGGCGCGCGGGCATCGACGTGGCCGTTGATCGACCGGCATAGCGACCGGATCAGGACTGGCTGCACGCCGATGTTACGGTCGCCACGATCGCGCAGCGGCTACGTGACGACCATCAGGTCGACGTGTCGGAGTCCTCTGTGCGGCGTTGGGTGGCAATGAATTTCGCCGATGAGGTGGCTCGTGCTCGGGTGAGCGTGCCGCGCGGCGAAGTGCCGCCGGGCAGCGAAGCGCAGATCGACTACGGCCGGTTAGGAATGTGGCTGAACCCGGCCACAGCCAAGCGAGTCGCAGTGTGGGCGTTTGTCATGGTGCTGTCGTGCTCGCGGCACCTGTTCGTTCGCCCTGTGGTCAGGATGGACCAAACCACCTGGTGCACTTGCCATGTCGAGGCATTCGAATTCTTCAATGGTATTCCGGCCCGGCTGGTGTGCGACAACCTCAAGACCGGGGTGGACAAGCCCGACCTATATGACCCGAAGATCAACCGCACCTACGCCGAGCTGGCCGCCCACTACGACTGCTTGATCGACCCGGCCCGGGCGTTCAAGCCCAAGGACAAACCTCGTGTCGAGCGGCCGATGCCGTATGTGCGGGATTCGTTCTGGCGGGGCCGCGAGTTCACCTCGCTGGCTCAGATGCAGGGCGAGGCGGCCCGGTGGAGCCGGGAGGTGGCCGGGCTACGACATTCACGGGCCCTCGACGGCGGCCAGCCGCTGCGGGTGTTCGAAGCGATCGAGGCCGATACGTTGAAACCGTTGCCGCGCCACGCGTTCGAACTCACCACCTGGTCTATCGGCACCGTGGGGGTCGATACGCACCTCAAGGTCGGCAAGGCCCTCTACAGCGTGCCATGGCGGCTGATCGGGCGGCGCCTGCACGCCCGCACCGCCGGTGACATCGTGCAGATCTTTGCCCACAACGAGGTCGTCGCCACCCATGTGCGGCGGGCCTCGGGCGCTCCACCGACTTCTCCCACTACCCGCCGGAGAAGGTCGCCTTCGCGATGAAAACCCCACCTGGTGTCGGCACACCGCCGCCCAGGTCGGCCCCGCCTGCGAAGCGGTGATCGCCGAATTCATGCGCGACAACGCGATCCACCACCTGCGCTCGGCGCAAGGAGTGCTCGGGCTGCGCGACAAGCACGGCTGTGATCGGCTCGAAGCCGCCTGCGCCTGCGCGATCGCCGTCGGCGACCCGGCGTATCGGACCATCAAGGGCATCCTGGCCGCCGGCACCGAACACGACGCCACCACCGCCGAACCGGCCACCGGCGCCGCCGCCACTACCGCGGCGTTCCTGCGTGGCCCCGACCAGTTCGCCACCGGCGACACCGGCGGAGTCGGCTGAAAGTCACCCGGGTCCCGGAATCTGACCGAATCACAACCCACATAAGCTATTTCACAAGGAGAACACGACTTCATGGGTATTTGTGACCCCGCGCTGCGCAACGCGCTGCGCACTCTGAAACTGTCGGGCATGCTTGACACCCTCGACGCCCGGCTAGCCCAGACCCGCAACGGCGACTTCGGGCACCTCGAATTCCTGCAAGCACTGTGCGAGGACGAGATCGCCCGCCGCGAATCGGCCGCCCTGACACGGCGCATCCGCCGCGCGAAGTTCGAAGAACAAGCCACCTTCGAATCCTTCGACTTCTCCGCCAACCCGAAACTGCCCGCCGCCATACTGCGCGACCTGGCCGCGCTGCGCTGGCTCGACGCCGGCGAGTCGGTCATCCTCTACGGACCCGTTGGGGTAGGCAAAACCCATGTGGCACAAGCACTCGGGCATGCTGTAGCCCGACGCGGCGGCGACGTCCGTTTCGCCAAAACCTCTCGGATGCTCGCCGACCTCGCCGGCGGGCACGCCGACCGCAGTTAGGGCCAACGCATCCGCGAATACACCAAACCGCTCGTGTTGATTCTTGATGATTTTGCGATGCGCGAGCACACGACCATGCACGCCGACGACCTCTACGAGCTAATCAACGAACGCGCGGTCAGCGGCAAGCCGCTGATCTTGACCTCCAACCGCGCCCCCAACGACTGGTACGGCCTATTCCCGAACCCGGTCGTCGCCGAATCGCTACTCGACAGGATCATCAACAGCAGCTACCAGATCCTCATGGACGGACCCAGCTACCGGCCCCGCAAACGGCCCGGACGCAGCGTCAGCTAGACAACGCCACCGCGGGCACGGTACACATACCATCGAGGCCCGCACCTGGGGAATTCCGTGACGGCAGCCCTGGGGAATTACGTGACGGTCGACAACCACCTGGCTGGCGGGTTTGCCAGTTATGGGACCACCCCGGCGTGGCGTGGGTTCTTCCGGTTGTTGGGCCGCTGTATTGGCCCAATGAGCTACCGGGAGGTGTCGGTGATCGAGATCGTGGAGATGCTGCGGCTGTGGCTGCAGGGGTTGGGGTTGCGGGAGGTGGCCCGGCTCTCGGGCACCGACCGCAAAACGGTGCGACGCTACGTCGACCGGGCCCGTGCGTGTGGGCTGGACCGCGATGGTGGAGATGGTCAGCTCACTGATGAGTTGATCGGGGCGGTGATTGCCGGGGTGCGTCCGCACCGGCCGGCCGGCAAGAGCTTGGCGTGGGAGACGATCGCTGCAGAGCATGAGCAGATCAGGGCCTGGCTCAAAGACGGATTGACGCTGACCAAGATCCACACGCTGTTGGGGCGCCGCGGTGTGGTGGTGTCCTATCGGACGCTGAATCGTTACGCCACAACCGAATTGGATTTCGGCCGCCGGCAGTGCACGGTGCCGGTGGCCGACTGCGATCCCGGCGGGGAGGTGCAGGTCGACTTCGGTCGCCTCGGGATGCTCACCGACGCCGCCGATGGCCGGCGCCGAGTCGTGCAGGGGTTGATCTTTACCGCGGTGTACTCGCGGCACATGTTCGTCTGGCCCACCTACCGCCAGACGCTGGCAGATGTGATCGCCGGGTTCGAAGCGGCGTGGGCGTTCTTCGGCGGAGTGTTCGCCGTGGTGATCCCCGACAACATGAAAGCCATCGTCACCACCGCGCACGCGACCGAGCCCCGGCTCAACGACTCCTTCCGTGAGTACGCCCAGTCGCGTGGGTTCGCGATCGACCCGGCGCGGGTCCGCAGCCCGAAGGATAAGCCGCGGGTGGAACGCATGGTGTCCTATGTGCGGTCGAATTTCTTTGCCGGAGAAGACTTCCGGGGTCTCGACGACTGCCGCAGCCGCGCCGAGCAGTGGTGTCGTGATACCGCGGGGATGCGTACCCATGGCACCACCCGGCTGCGCCCGGCCGAGGTGTTCGCCGCCGACGAACTACCCGCACTCAAGCCCGCGCCCGAGGAGGTGTTCGACGTTCCGCTCTGGACGCATCCGAAAGTGGCTCCCGACCGCCACGTGCAGGTGGCCAAGGCCCTTTACAGCGTGCCCGGGGAGCTGGTCGGCAAGCGCATCGAGGCCCGTGCTGATGCGCACTCGGTCAAGCTGTACTGGCGTGGTGAGCTGATCAAGGTGCATCCGGTCGTGGCCCCGGGCCGCCGCCACACTGATCCGGCTGATCTTCCCTCGGAGGTGTCGGTCTATGCCATGCGGGATCTCAATGCCCTGCAGCGCAAAGCGGCCGCCCACGGCACCCATGTCGGCGTCTACGCCGCCGCCGTGTTGGAGCACCCGCTGCCGTGGACCAAGATGCGTCAGGTCTACCGGCTGCTGGGGCTGGTGCGCCGCCACGGCGCCGCGCAAGTCGACGACGCGTGCCGCCGCGCCTTGGACGCCGAGGTGATCGACGTCGGGCTCATCGAGCGGATCCTGGCCCGCGGCGGCGGTGAACAACTGCCCCTGATACCCAAACCGCCCGGGGCGGCGTCGCGGTTCGTCCGCGACGGCTCGGATTTCGCGGTGCGCAGGCCCTCATGAGCCCGCAACGTCCCGATGCCGCACCGGCGGTCAAACCGATCGAGGTCTCCGCTGAACTCAAAGCCCTGATGCGCCGCCTCAAGCTCGGCCAATTGCTCGACACCCTGCCCGAGCGGTTGGCGTTGGCCCGCACCAACCGGCTGCCCCATCACGACTTTCTGGAGTTGTTGTTCGCCGATGAGGTCACCCGTCGTGACCGCGAATCGGCGGCCCGTCGCGCCAAGGCCGCCCATCTGGACCCGGCGATGCAGCTGCAGGCCTGGGACGACTCCGCTGCCGTGGCGTTCGATCAACAGTTGTGGGCCGAGCTGACCTCACTGCGATTCCTCGCCGATGCCTACAACGTGCTCGTCATGGGACCAGTCGGAGTCGGAAAGACGTTCCTGGCCAACGCCTTAGGGCACATCGCCGTACGCAAACATCACAGCGTGCACACCGAACGGGCCGACAAACTGTTCAAACGCCTACGCGGGGCACGCCTGGACGGCAGCTACGAAGACGAGATGCGCAAACTGCACCGCGTCGAACTACTGATCATCGACGACCTCGCGCTGCACCGCCTAGAGGCCACCGAGACCACCGACTTCTACGAGATAATCGTCGAACGCCACCGCGCCGCATCGACCATCATCACCAGCAACCGAGAACCACCCGAGATCCTGACCATGATGGCCGACCCACTGCTGGCCCAATCTGCGATGGACCGACTGCAATCAGCAGCCTACGAACTCGTCGTCGAAGGCGAGTCCTACCGGCAACGCCAAAAACCAAGGACACGAAAGCCGGCCCCTCCGACTCCGTCGGATTGACCGGCAACCACCCCTTCGGCCACTATCAACGCACGGCCTACAACCCGAACAACCCGGTCCCATGCTCATGGCAAACCAGAGGTCCCATCACCCTGGCAGGCGACAACCGACTACCGTCGGCCAGGTTCCTCTCGCTTGCGCGCGACGAACTCATCGAAGTCGAATGGAGTCGCTTCGCCACTACGTTCACCAGCAATGAGTTCCTGGCGCAACGCGCGCAAGCGGGTCTCGCGGTCCTCAAGCAACCGCAGAGCAGTACGCACGACATCGCTGGCCGAGCGATAACGGCCCGACGCGACCTCCTCCTCGATAAGCGCGCTGAAATGTTCATCGAGGCTAAACGACGTATTCTTACCCATACACCAGAAGTACCAACTATTGGTACCTTTCATGCTGGACACGAACATGGCGGAACCGCCATCGCTCCGCCATCATTCCGAGATTCCACCACGACCCGTGAGGCCCTACAGCTGAGGGCGTCATCTCGCCATGTCTTTGAAGCGGGAATAGTGCAGTTGGTGTGCAACGGTGACCGTCTTCGTCGGTCCGTTGCGGTGTTTGGCAACAATGAAATCCGCCTCCCCGCTGCGGGGATCAGCGCCTTGGTCATCAGGCCGCCCGAACGCGTCTGGCCGGTGCAGCAAGATCACAACATCGCTATCCTGCTCCAGGCTCCCGCTCTCGCGAAGGTCGGCCAGCATCGGCCGCTTGTCCGTGCGCTGCTCCGGGCCGCGGTTGAGCTGGCTCAGCGCAACTACCGGAACCTCGAGTTCCTTGGCTAAAAGCTTGAGGTGTCTTGAGAATTCGGAAACTTCCACCTGCCGCGACTCGTGCTTCTTACCCGAGGTCATCAGCTGCAGGTAGTCGACCACGATCAGCTTGAGGTTGGCCTTTTGCCGCAGCCTGCGGGCCTTGGCGCGGATCTCCATTATGGTGAGGTTCGGCGAATCGTCGATATAGAGTGGTGCCTCGCTGATTTCGCTCATCCGCCGCGCCAGCCGGGTCCAGTCATCGTCGCTCATCCGACCCGAACGCATATCGGAGAGCTTGATTTTCGCCTCCGCCGACAGCAGCCGCATGACGATCTCGGACTTGCTCATCTCCAAGGAAAAGATGACGCTCGCGTGCCGATGCTTGATCGAACACGACCGCATAAAGTCCAGTCCCAGGGTGGACTTGCCCATACCCGGCCGGGCGGCGACGATGATCATCTGCCCCGGATGCAGGCCGTTCGTCAATTCGTCGAGGTCAGCGAAGCCGGTCGGCACGCCGCGCGCCAGGCCGCCGCTGGAGGCGATGGCGTCGATCTCGTCCATCGTTGGCTGCAGCAGATCCTCAAGCGCCACAAAGTCTTCCGACAGCCGTCGGTCGGCGACATCGTAGATCTCCGCCTGAGCACGGTCGACCACCTCGGCGACATCGGCGCCCTCCGCGCCGGCATAGCCGTACTGCACCACCCGCGTGCCGGCTTCCACCAGCCGACGCAGCAAGGCCTTCTCCGCGACGATCCCGGCGTAGTACCCCGCGTTGGCGGCCGTCGGCACCGTCGAGATCAGGGTATGTAGGTACGGCGCCCCGCCGATCCGGCGCAACAGGCCGCGGCGGTCCAGTTCGGCGGCGACGGTCACGGCGTCGGCCGGCTCCCCGCGCCCATACAGGTCCAGGATCGCGTCGTAGACGTTCTGGTGCGCCGGGCGATAGAAGTCACCGGGGCGCAGTCGCTCCAGCACGTCGGCGATGGCATCCTTGCTCAGCAGCATCCCGCCCAGCACCGACTGCTCGGCGGCGAGATCCTGCGGTGGCTGACGGCCGAAATCTTCGCTCGGCGGCGAGGAATCCATACCGGGCGCGAGGTCATCGACGACCGCCACGGGCCCTCACCTCCTCTGACATAAGCAGCCGAACATACATTCGATAGCCGATATTCAGAGCGTAAGCCGAAGCACCGACACCCCGCTCCAATGCGCCGCATTGCCTCGCGCCGGGACGACCGTAAGCGTTGCTGGCGGGTACTCCAAGGGGCTGTTGTTCATAAGGGTGTGCATCGTGTGTGCATATCCGTCAGCGCCTGTGTTGAGGGGGGTGTGGAGAACCTGTGGATTAGTGCGCGGCGTGACAACATCGGCGCAGATAGCCGCCGCCGAACACGACATATCTTGTGTGGACAATAATCTCTTCGGCGTGTCGTGCGAGGTTACTACGCCGGGCGTGTTGCCTTTCGGTCAGATTTTCGCGGCGTTAAGAGCCGGTAACGGCGCGCGCCCGCAAACGCCCTCGGAACAGTTCGCCAGGACGGCCGCCCGCGCACAGCACCGTCAAAGCAGCGTCAACCCCGGCGACGACCGACCACGGCCGCCACCGGGCGGGGCAACAACTGCCGTTAGC
This is a stretch of genomic DNA from Mycobacterium lacus. It encodes these proteins:
- a CDS encoding PIN domain-containing protein — translated: MTTFADCAMTSNGDLWACDTSVAVAALDPTHEAHPVCRRALVELRPALAGHAMFETYSVLTRLPLPLRLSAGQAVSVLAAAFPEDCWLGATGTRRLRERLARLDIVGGSIYDALVGQAAVTNHRALLTRDRRAERTYRSLDVEYRFLD
- a CDS encoding AbrB/MazE/SpoVT family DNA-binding domain-containing protein; this encodes MYVTVDRVGRMVIPKALRVALGITPDTELELIPDGSGLRIEPVRRHQRSIDTSDGLPILGNVEGAVLTDDDIRRLRDDIQR
- the istA gene encoding IS21 family transposase; amino-acid sequence: MSYREVSVIEIVEMLRLWLQGLGLREVARLSGTDRKTVRRYVDRARACGLDRDGGDGQLTDELIGAVIAGVRPHRPAGKSLAWETIAAEHEQIRAWLKDGLTLTKIHTLLGRRGVVVSYRTLNRYATTELDFGRRQCTVPVADCDPGGEVQVDFGRLGMLTDAADGRRRVVQGLIFTAVYSRHMFVWPTYRQTLADVIAGFEAAWAFFGGVFAVVIPDNMKAIVTTAHATEPRLNDSFREYAQSRGFAIDPARVRSPKDKPRVERMVSYVRSNFFAGEDFRGLDDCRSRAEQWCRDTAGMRTHGTTRLRPAEVFAADELPALKPAPEEVFDVPLWTHPKVAPDRHVQVAKALYSVPGELVGKRIEARADAHSVKLYWRGELIKVHPVVAPGRRHTDPADLPSEVSVYAMRDLNALQRKAAAHGTHVGVYAAAVLEHPLPWTKMRQVYRLLGLVRRHGAAQVDDACRRALDAEVIDVGLIERILARGGGEQLPLIPKPPGAASRFVRDGSDFAVRRPS
- a CDS encoding ATP-binding protein: MSPQRPDAAPAVKPIEVSAELKALMRRLKLGQLLDTLPERLALARTNRLPHHDFLELLFADEVTRRDRESAARRAKAAHLDPAMQLQAWDDSAAVAFDQQLWAELTSLRFLADAYNVLVMGPVGVGKTFLANALGHIAVRKHHSVHTERADKLFKRLRGARLDGSYEDEMRKLHRVELLIIDDLALHRLEATETTDFYEIIVERHRAASTIITSNREPPEILTMMADPLLAQSAMDRLQSAAYELVVEGESYRQRQKPRTRKPAPPTPSD
- a CDS encoding type II toxin-antitoxin system ParD family antitoxin, whose protein sequence is MGKNTSFSLDEHFSALIEEEVASGRYRSASDVVRTALRLLEDRETRLRALRQELIAGERSGEATPFDFDEFVARKREEPGRR
- the dnaB gene encoding replicative DNA helicase: MAVVDDLAPGMDSSPPSEDFGRQPPQDLAAEQSVLGGMLLSKDAIADVLERLRPGDFYRPAHQNVYDAILDLYGRGEPADAVTVAAELDRRGLLRRIGGAPYLHTLISTVPTAANAGYYAGIVAEKALLRRLVEAGTRVVQYGYAGAEGADVAEVVDRAQAEIYDVADRRLSEDFVALEDLLQPTMDEIDAIASSGGLARGVPTGFADLDELTNGLHPGQMIIVAARPGMGKSTLGLDFMRSCSIKHRHASVIFSLEMSKSEIVMRLLSAEAKIKLSDMRSGRMSDDDWTRLARRMSEISEAPLYIDDSPNLTIMEIRAKARRLRQKANLKLIVVDYLQLMTSGKKHESRQVEVSEFSRHLKLLAKELEVPVVALSQLNRGPEQRTDKRPMLADLRESGSLEQDSDVVILLHRPDAFGRPDDQGADPRSGEADFIVAKHRNGPTKTVTVAHQLHYSRFKDMAR